The Methanothrix soehngenii GP6 genome has a window encoding:
- a CDS encoding class I SAM-dependent methyltransferase: MQEDRLPPPEWCYHEPDHPGMDFDAIAPSYDRNMQRFRDIQGEIEEILSFLEIKPHHSLLEIGTGTGEFALAAARRCARVYAIDISPGMLQYAREKSQGQGISNISFLVGGFLTYHHHDGPLDAIVSQIAMHHLPDFWKQIALLNIASMLRPGGRLCLRDIVYSFDPGDYERQIERFISKTMEKAGPGFAQSMTSHINKEFSTMDWIMRGLIERAGFVIEREEQKEGFLGLYLCKKI; the protein is encoded by the coding sequence ATGCAAGAAGATAGACTACCTCCACCCGAATGGTGCTACCACGAGCCGGACCATCCCGGCATGGACTTCGATGCCATCGCCCCATCCTACGACCGAAATATGCAAAGGTTCAGAGACATCCAGGGGGAGATAGAGGAGATCCTATCATTCCTGGAGATCAAGCCCCATCATTCCTTGCTGGAAATAGGAACAGGCACTGGCGAGTTCGCCCTGGCCGCCGCCCGCCGTTGCGCCCGGGTCTATGCCATCGACATATCCCCGGGGATGCTCCAGTATGCCCGGGAAAAATCCCAGGGGCAGGGAATCTCCAACATCAGCTTCCTAGTCGGCGGCTTTCTCACCTACCACCACCATGACGGGCCGCTTGACGCCATCGTCAGCCAGATAGCCATGCACCACCTGCCAGATTTTTGGAAACAGATCGCATTGCTGAACATAGCCAGCATGCTGCGGCCGGGAGGAAGGCTCTGTCTGAGGGACATCGTCTATTCCTTCGATCCGGGCGACTATGAGAGGCAGATAGAGAGGTTCATATCTAAAACGATGGAGAAGGCTGGTCCTGGATTTGCCCAGAGTATGACCAGCCACATCAATAAGGAATTCTCCACCATGGACTGGATCATGCGCGGCTTGATCGAGAGGGCGGGCTTTGTGATCGAGAGAGAGGAACAAAAAGAGGGGTTCTTAGGCCTGTATCTATGCAAAAAGATATAG
- a CDS encoding flavodoxin domain-containing protein: MPKIAIIYATGMGRTKKMAEAIASGAMTIEGTDVLLKEVYDASLDDIADADAIVLGGSTYNYKLIKSMDPFLKEMVKLDLNGKVGVAFGSHGWSGEGVVTLIARMKSFGMRVVEPGTTAIQVPGKEDIEKCFHLGRTIAAGLGN; the protein is encoded by the coding sequence ATGCCAAAGATAGCTATAATCTACGCCACAGGCATGGGAAGGACAAAGAAAATGGCAGAGGCCATAGCCAGCGGGGCAATGACCATCGAAGGGACTGATGTATTGCTGAAAGAAGTCTATGATGCATCTTTAGATGATATAGCGGACGCAGATGCAATCGTTCTTGGTGGCTCGACTTATAACTATAAGCTCATCAAGTCGATGGATCCATTCTTAAAAGAGATGGTAAAGCTCGACTTGAACGGGAAGGTGGGAGTGGCATTTGGCTCGCATGGGTGGAGCGGTGAGGGAGTTGTAACCTTGATCGCCCGCATGAAATCCTTTGGCATGCGAGTAGTGGAGCCAGGGACGACAGCCATACAGGTCCCGGGCAAGGAGGATATTGAGAAGTGCTTCCATCTGGGAAGAACGATCGCTGCGGGACTGGGAAATTAG
- a CDS encoding uracil-DNA glycosylase codes for MAASMCPPDLILLQEKIASCDLCPLSLSRNLTVPGSGPSKAEIMLVGEAPGREEDLKGLPFVGRAGRLLDEALNEAGLKREDVFITSVIKCRPPQNRKPNKKEIELCLPYLEDQMDAIRPRIICLMGNTAIQAVLGVVGVTVLRGRILSDRFLVTYHPAAVLRNRNLMADFVSDLREAKIQSLKLSKDAFAE; via the coding sequence ATGGCTGCCAGCATGTGCCCGCCAGACCTGATCCTGCTGCAGGAGAAGATCGCCTCCTGCGATCTTTGTCCTCTTTCTCTCAGCCGAAACCTCACTGTGCCCGGAAGCGGCCCATCCAAGGCCGAGATCATGCTGGTGGGAGAGGCCCCCGGTCGGGAGGAGGACCTGAAAGGACTGCCGTTCGTCGGCCGGGCGGGAAGGTTGCTGGACGAGGCTCTGAACGAGGCCGGCCTGAAAAGAGAGGATGTCTTCATAACCAGTGTCATCAAATGCCGTCCACCCCAGAACAGAAAGCCGAATAAAAAGGAGATCGAACTCTGCCTGCCCTATCTAGAGGATCAGATGGATGCCATCCGCCCCAGGATCATCTGCCTGATGGGGAACACTGCCATTCAAGCCGTCCTGGGAGTTGTGGGGGTTACTGTCCTGCGCGGCCGGATTCTGAGCGATCGCTTTCTTGTGACATATCATCCGGCGGCCGTCCTGAGAAACCGAAATCTGATGGCGGATTTCGTCTCCGACCTAAGAGAAGCAAAGATTCAGAGCCTCAAACTATCAAAGGACGCTTTTGCTGAATGA
- a CDS encoding sugar phosphate nucleotidyltransferase: MFPQVLATVGGSGTRLYPLTLDQPKPLVELCDTAIIANLFRVLASQGCRRFILGSKGASNTLNLSNYFKAGEGFFKRLGIADHQDFSYQPLYDDVGSADSLRYCMNYFDIKDDLLVVSGDNLIDIDLSSIVQFHQLHKPVLTVALKEIAPGESISSYGVARVDEDMRISGFVEKPKPGSEPSRMINTAFYLFSPEVREVLAKMGDKARDIGGDLIPYLTENGYPVYGFPVAGYWIDIGTPERLHQAAMDCLSGRVRHFDRKYRYKTNQWIHPSTLARIEPDLASGDIILKGNVSIGRNCRIERGVVIENSHIGHTSLIDRDVEIKDSMVMSFAHIMHSVIINRAIVGRHCILEEHSALGLNNGAEGGVPVVGENVVLPSESVVAPGVRVALLKYSHSILATGRFNELGIDERNIYFKEKIR, encoded by the coding sequence ATGTTTCCCCAGGTTCTAGCAACCGTCGGCGGCTCGGGGACGCGCCTTTATCCTTTGACCCTGGACCAGCCCAAGCCGCTGGTGGAGCTATGCGATACGGCCATAATTGCCAACCTCTTCCGGGTTCTGGCCAGCCAAGGCTGTCGCCGGTTCATTCTAGGCAGCAAGGGAGCGAGCAATACCCTCAACCTGAGCAACTATTTCAAGGCCGGTGAGGGCTTCTTCAAGCGTCTGGGAATCGCCGACCACCAGGATTTCAGCTATCAGCCGCTCTATGATGACGTAGGCAGTGCCGACTCTCTGCGCTATTGCATGAACTATTTTGATATAAAAGATGACCTTCTGGTGGTGTCAGGAGACAACCTTATCGATATCGATCTGTCAAGCATTGTCCAGTTCCATCAGTTGCATAAGCCGGTTCTGACCGTCGCCTTGAAGGAGATAGCACCGGGGGAGAGCATCTCATCTTATGGCGTAGCGCGGGTGGATGAGGATATGCGCATCAGCGGTTTCGTGGAGAAGCCAAAGCCAGGCAGCGAGCCCAGCCGGATGATAAACACCGCCTTTTATCTCTTCAGCCCCGAGGTCCGGGAGGTCCTGGCTAAGATGGGTGATAAGGCCAGGGATATAGGCGGCGATCTGATCCCCTACCTGACTGAGAACGGCTATCCTGTCTACGGCTTCCCCGTCGCAGGATACTGGATAGATATAGGAACACCGGAGAGACTGCATCAGGCGGCTATGGACTGCCTCTCCGGCCGGGTAAGGCACTTCGACCGCAAGTACCGTTACAAGACCAATCAGTGGATCCATCCCAGCACCCTGGCCAGGATCGAGCCGGATCTTGCTTCAGGGGATATCATATTGAAAGGGAATGTCTCCATAGGAAGAAACTGCCGCATAGAGAGGGGTGTGGTCATTGAGAACTCCCATATCGGCCATACCAGCCTCATCGACCGCGACGTTGAGATAAAGGATAGCATGGTGATGAGCTTTGCTCATATTATGCATTCAGTCATTATCAACAGAGCAATAGTGGGCCGCCATTGCATCTTAGAGGAGCATAGTGCTCTAGGATTGAATAATGGTGCGGAAGGGGGTGTTCCGGTTGTTGGCGAGAATGTGGTCCTCCCCTCAGAGTCGGTGGTGGCACCGGGGGTAAGGGTGGCCCTGCTCAAGTACAGCCATAGCATCCTGGCCACTGGTAGGTTCAATGAACTGGGAATTGATGAGAGAAATATCTACTTCAAAGAAAAGATCAGATGA
- the truA gene encoding tRNA pseudouridine(38-40) synthase TruA gives MKVALKLAYLGDNYYGFQKQPDRVTVDSQVRRALAQIGVIHGDFCYAGRTDRGVSALGQVIDFWIDEDKIDLTRPRCVNGRLPRDIWTWAWSIAPVGFSARWNALWREYQYLLWHPGLDRDLMEEAADMLLGEHDFRNFSSAKVGTVKRVEKLEIRERDGLFIFDIRADGFLWNMVRKIVGATEKVGSGQKDMRWFKDLLRPELNHGAPTAPAEGLILMEVGYDGLDWQVDQYSRARAGRMLAGTVQKRMAGAMVALELERAMEVCRPDES, from the coding sequence ATGAAGGTCGCCCTCAAGCTCGCCTATCTGGGAGATAACTATTATGGATTTCAAAAGCAGCCCGACCGGGTGACTGTGGACAGCCAGGTCCGACGGGCGCTGGCCCAGATAGGGGTCATCCACGGCGACTTCTGCTATGCTGGCCGGACGGACCGGGGAGTCTCAGCTCTGGGCCAGGTGATCGACTTCTGGATAGATGAGGATAAAATCGATCTGACCAGGCCGCGGTGCGTGAACGGCAGGCTGCCCCGGGACATCTGGACCTGGGCATGGTCCATCGCCCCAGTGGGCTTTTCTGCCCGCTGGAATGCCCTTTGGCGGGAGTACCAGTATCTTCTCTGGCACCCCGGCCTGGACAGGGATCTAATGGAAGAGGCAGCGGATATGCTCTTGGGGGAGCACGATTTTCGAAACTTCTCCTCCGCCAAGGTGGGAACGGTAAAGAGGGTAGAGAAGCTGGAGATAAGAGAGAGAGACGGCCTTTTCATCTTCGACATCCGGGCAGACGGCTTTCTGTGGAATATGGTGCGAAAGATCGTGGGAGCCACCGAAAAGGTGGGCTCAGGCCAGAAGGATATGCGCTGGTTTAAGGATCTCCTCCGTCCCGAATTGAACCACGGCGCTCCTACCGCCCCAGCAGAGGGGCTGATTCTCATGGAAGTGGGCTACGATGGCTTGGACTGGCAAGTGGACCAGTATTCTCGGGCCCGGGCGGGCCGGATGCTGGCAGGGACGGTGCAGAAGAGGATGGCAGGGGCAATGGTAGCGCTGGAGCTGGAGAGGGCGATGGAGGTATGTCGCCCGGATGAGAGTTGA
- a CDS encoding 3-isopropylmalate dehydratase large subunit: protein MKGNRVTMSGQTLSEKILSRAANKEVKAGEFVMANVDGAMIHDITGPLAVKGFYEIAGRDARVWDPTRIVLLFDHQVPADSLKAAENHIQLRKFAAEQDILNYDIFCGVCHQVMPEKGHVLPGNVILGTDSHTCTYGAFGAFATGVGSTDMASVFATGKLWFMVPKTLQIMIEGQLPSRVTSKDAVLRIIGDIGADGANYLACEFRGEAAERMSIPERMTVSNMAIEMGAKVGIFPADGTTKSYLEGRVQDREAIEAGFVKGDEDAAFSRREWNVSDLEPQIAMPHNVDNVLPISQVPQTRIDQVFLGSCTNGRFEDLQLASEMMKNEPLAKGVRMIVVPASRDEYMKCLRAGLVERFMEAGAMVESPCCGPCMGGSFGLLGAGERCLATSNRNFVGRQGSPQAFVYLSSPATAGASAITGYITDPREI, encoded by the coding sequence ATGAAGGGCAACAGAGTCACCATGAGCGGCCAAACCCTGTCTGAGAAGATATTATCCAGAGCGGCAAACAAAGAGGTAAAGGCGGGCGAGTTCGTCATGGCGAATGTAGATGGCGCCATGATTCATGATATAACCGGCCCCCTGGCAGTGAAGGGATTCTATGAGATTGCAGGCAGGGATGCCCGGGTCTGGGACCCAACCAGGATCGTTCTTCTCTTCGATCATCAGGTCCCGGCAGACAGCCTGAAGGCAGCAGAAAACCACATCCAGCTGCGCAAGTTTGCTGCCGAGCAGGATATTCTCAACTACGATATCTTCTGCGGCGTATGCCACCAGGTGATGCCTGAGAAAGGGCACGTGCTTCCTGGAAACGTGATTTTGGGCACCGATTCTCACACCTGTACCTATGGAGCCTTTGGGGCTTTTGCCACCGGCGTCGGCTCGACGGACATGGCCTCAGTCTTCGCCACCGGCAAGCTCTGGTTTATGGTGCCCAAGACCCTCCAGATAATGATCGAGGGCCAGCTGCCCTCCCGAGTAACATCAAAGGACGCCGTCCTGCGCATCATCGGCGATATAGGTGCCGACGGGGCCAACTATCTGGCCTGTGAGTTCCGGGGTGAGGCCGCGGAGAGGATGAGCATCCCTGAGAGGATGACGGTCTCCAACATGGCCATAGAGATGGGGGCCAAGGTGGGCATCTTCCCGGCGGACGGGACGACGAAGAGCTACCTGGAGGGACGAGTCCAGGATCGAGAGGCAATTGAGGCAGGATTCGTCAAGGGAGACGAGGATGCAGCATTCTCCCGGAGGGAGTGGAATGTATCCGATCTCGAGCCGCAGATCGCCATGCCCCATAATGTAGACAACGTCCTGCCCATCAGCCAGGTTCCCCAAACCCGGATCGATCAGGTATTCTTGGGCTCCTGCACCAACGGCCGATTCGAGGATCTGCAGCTTGCCAGCGAGATGATGAAGAATGAGCCCCTGGCCAAAGGAGTACGGATGATCGTGGTCCCCGCCAGCCGGGATGAGTACATGAAATGCTTGCGAGCCGGCCTGGTGGAGAGGTTCATGGAGGCGGGGGCGATGGTGGAGTCGCCCTGCTGCGGCCCCTGCATGGGAGGAAGCTTCGGCCTCCTGGGGGCAGGAGAGCGCTGTCTGGCCACCTCCAACCGCAACTTCGTGGGCAGGCAGGGAAGCCCCCAGGCCTTCGTTTACCTCTCTTCCCCCGCCACCGCAGGAGCGAGCGCCATTACCGGCTATATCACCGATCCCAGGGAGATCTGA